A stretch of DNA from Brassica napus cultivar Da-Ae unplaced genomic scaffold, Da-Ae ScsIHWf_875;HRSCAF=1241, whole genome shotgun sequence:
TgctggtggaggtggtggtggtggtcctGGAGGAGGATCTGGTTATGGAGGTGGAAGCGGTGAAGGTGGTGGAGCTGGATACGGAGGCGGAGGAGCTGGAGGACATGGTGGAGGTGGAGGAAgcggaggaggtggtggtggaggagctGGCGGTGCGCATGGTGGTGGATACGGTGGTGGAGAAGGTGCTGGTGCTGGAGGAGGATATGGAGGTGGCGGTGCAGGTGGACATGGAGGTGGTGGAGGCGGTGGAAatggaggtggtggaggaggtggAGGTGCACATGGTGGTGGGTACGGTGGTGGAGAAGGCGCTGGTGCTGGAGGAGGATATGGAGGTGGCGGTGCAGGTGGACATGGAGGTGGTGGAGGCGGGGGAAAAGGaggcggtggaggaggaggttCTGGCGCCGGTGGAGCTCACGGTGGTGGTTATGGTGCCGGAGGTGGAGCTGGAGAGGGatacggtggtggtggtggagaaggAGGACACGGTGGTGGaggaggcggtggtggtggagcTGGAGGtggcggaggaggaggtggaggttATGCAGCTGCTGGATCTGGACACGGTGGCGGTGCTGGTAGGGGAGAAGGCGGTGGTGGCTATTAACACCGTGAAATTATCTATGTGGAGCGTAAGGGCCATTGAGTAAAGTGTCATATAACTCGTAAGAGACTATATTTACACCATATATGTGGTAATAAGTACGCAAGTCCTCTGTATAATAAGCCCTAAAAATGGCTATTGTTGAAGTTTCTAATTGTACCAATGCTGTATGCTGCTTCGTGTGTATCAAGTTTATATAAACGAAAATGAAGATATCATGAGTGTTCCTGTTTTCATTTTACTAATATATATCAAGATATCAAGGGGACGTGCATGGTGAGGGTTTACTATGAGTTGTATATTTGTCATGTTCCTGTTTCCATTATACcaatatatatgaagatatTAATCAGATGTGCATGGTGAGGATTTACTATTGGGTTAATGTGTTTGTCCTGTGAGAAAGGTAAGGCCATTGACGGAAGAAATTGGTTTGTCAAgcataaaatctaattttttttacggtaaacggctattctattactcaaacttgaggtggtctggggaGGCAGACCGGAAtaaaacaaccaataaaacataaggaTCTATGAAAAGAACGTGCATTTCTAGCTAACGAATCCGCAATCTCATTCTGCGTCCTTGGAAAGTTGGTGATATTGAAGTCCGAAAAACACAACCGAAGAGTTTGGCTCCCCAGCCCACCttaagtttgagtaatagaatattCGTTTGccgtaaaaaaaattatacggCAAGGACGATATATGCAAACTGAACATAATGGAATGTTTGGGTTTGAGAATCTTAAAGGAGATTTATATGGCAAGCTGTTTAATGCTTATGGGAATTTTCTCTCCCAGTTCACCTATGTGAATGAGATATGGCTATATTAGATCCGTGAAGGAATTATTATCTGGTCGAGAAGGGAAACAAAGTAAACAAATTCATGGATGCAGATAAAGATGAGATCATTGACAAAATCTTTTCATAAAATTGACATTCAAAGCGGAAATAATACATCATTCTGACATGACTTGTGGTCTAATTTGAGGAGACTCTGATATAGTGATATGATGGGAGAAAATTTTCATATAGATATGAGAATTCCAGAGAATGCCATGGTAGAGGAATGAATTCAAAGACTTAGAAGACAAGATATTTTATAGATGAGCTGAATAGTTTGGAAGATGTCATGAACAACCATAAACTACAACTTGAGCGTTATATATGGAGAAGTAAGTCATGAAGAAACAAGAAAGAAGGAATCGGATTCCTCAAGTGCATGTTCATCTACCATGGACAAAGAGTATTTGGTTCCCAAATGCAATgacaaaaaaactattttctcaTGTGGATCGTTTGcacaactgatttttttttttaatatatgttatgGTTGATCCGGTTATCTCCGATagaaacaaatttatatattggTACAGTGTAGATATATCCCCGAATGGCCACCACACTGAACATGGGAACAAAAGAGTTGAAGATAATGTAGCATTTTGGATTAGCACCAAATCAAACAAATAGATCAATTCTCATTTTCTCTCAAATTCTAAACAGAAGCACTTTAACAGAAACATGTTCTTTTAGTATAATTCAACATTctgttaaaataataataatgaattaGATGGCTTATCACCCAGTAAGAATCACCCTATAATCCTATGGGACTCCTTTGGACTCCAATATGATGTTACCCTACCAACTACCCtgtttttactttcttttttgcCAGGGCGTTGTGTTGTATAGATTAGTA
This window harbors:
- the LOC125606401 gene encoding glycine-rich protein DOT1-like encodes the protein MANHKNLFFLCFLIGLGLCSARRALLSSYEPEDEVAGYGEKSSLHAGYGIGVDAGVGVGGGGGEGGGAGYGGAEGIGGGGGGGHGGGAGGGGGGGPGGGSGYGGGSGEGGGAGYGGGGAGGHGGGGGSGGGGGGGAGGAHGGGYGGGEGAGAGGGYGGGGAGGHGGGGGGGNGGGGGGGGAHGGGYGGGEGAGAGGGYGGGGAGGHGGGGGGGKGGGGGGGSGAGGAHGGGYGAGGGAGEGYGGGGGEGGHGGGGGGGGGAGGGGGGGGGYAAAGSGHGGGAGRGEGGGGY